One Solanum lycopersicum chromosome 2, SLM_r2.1 genomic region harbors:
- the LOC109119495 gene encoding rust resistance kinase Lr10-like produces MTSQPCSVLGAKCVIGLPFIIEFLVYISTSQEGSPLLSWQRKYDIVVGVARGIGYLHRGCDVRILHFDIKPHNILLDENFIPKISDFGLAKLYPTDISIVNLTAARGTIGYVAPELISRSIGVISYKADVYSFGMLLMEMLDLKRHEGANEEHSSQYFPYYIYDKFNKGKEIVVDEEANDDEKKMARKLTLVTFMVHTNKSDTTPFDE; encoded by the coding sequence ATGACTTCTCAACCGTGCAGTGTATTGGGAGCAAAATGTGTGATTGGCCTACCGTTCATAATTGAATTTCTGGTGTACATCAGCACCAGTCAAGAAGGAAGTCCTCTGTTAAGTTGGCAGAGGAAGTATGACATTGTTGTTGGAGTGGCTCGAGGAATTGGATATTTGCATCGAGGCTGTGATGTACGAATTTTGCATTTTGACATCAAGCCACACAACATTCTTTTGGATGAGAATTTCATTCCAAAGATTTCTGATTTTGGGCTTGCAAAATTATATCCAACAGATATAAGCATTGTGAATCTCACAGCTGCTCGTGGAACAATTGGCTATGTAGCTCCAGAGTTGATCAGCAGAAGCATTGGAGTAATCTCTTACAAAGCTGATGTTTACAGCTTTGGAATGCTGCTAATGGAAATGCTGGACTTGAAGAGACATGAAGGTGCAAATGAAGAGCATTCCAGCCaatattttccttattataTTTACGATAAGTTCAACAAGGGAAAGGAAATTGTTGTGGATGAAGAAGCAAATGATGATGAAAAGAAGATGGCTAGAAAGTTGACTTTAGTTACATTTATGGTGCATACAAACAAATCCGATACAACACCCTTCGATGAGTAA